In Hermetia illucens chromosome 5, iHerIll2.2.curated.20191125, whole genome shotgun sequence, a single window of DNA contains:
- the LOC119657796 gene encoding odorant receptor 22c-like: protein MNKIFKYFFGSDTSSFEPNFEFITKVMNIIGCRIYDDRKLTIFQNIHFYSFYACGICTVISALKLGITERDLDLQIQAFITFLMGTEIIIKVGCMWFNATYQKQLHQVAIQHTKLLDNLGHDALKIGISGRKFVNWSSGALTFMYFISLGIFNIYSYLSPREWPLPLYFKIVGIPHTSQPGYTINYIYVCLEIIYASVGMSAFDASFILYSSYVSTRFDLLKIYFSQLGRKSGIFNSDEKQHELIRFTTRMHIELQKFVKKFNEIYSFAVLIHTVFTTGLICICFVHMHVNLFANSYNLLCNLILEMYLYSYCGQLIVTKNQEAADALYSSNWYELNSCEDKKDILLILTNIQHELALSVGGFTTLEMTTFTDVMKSAYRICTVIKNTF, encoded by the exons ATGAATAAAATCTTCAAGTACTTTTTCGGCTCAGATACAAGTAGCTTTGAACCGAATTTCGAGTTTATTACAAAAGTTATGAATATTATTGGCTGCCGGATTTACGATGACCGTAAActaacaatttttcaaaatatccaTTTCTATTCATTTTACGCTTGTGGAATTTGCACTGTGATATCTGCACTAAAACTGGGAATTACTGAGCGTGATTTGGATTTGCAGATTCAAGCGTTTATAACGTTTTTAATGGGAACCGAG ATCATCATTAAAGTTGGTTGTATGTGGTTCAATGCAACCTATCAGAAGCAATTGCATCAAGTTGCGATTCAGCATACCAAGTTGCTGGATAATTTGGGACATGATGCCCTCAAAATCGGGATCAGCGGGAGAAAATTCGTTAA TTGGTCAAGTGGAGCGTTAACATTCATGTACTTCATATCATTGGGCATCTTCAACATATACTCCTATTTGAGCCCCAGGGAATGGCCACTTCCCCTTTActttaaaattgttggaatacc GCATACGTCCCAGCCTGGTTACACCATCAACTATATTTACGTTTGTCTGGAAATAATTTACGCTTCAGTGGGAATGTCTGCTTTCGATGCTAGTTTCATcctgtattcatcttatgtctCCACAAGGTTCGATCTATTAAAAATCTATTTCTCCCAGCTGGGAAGGAAAAGTGGGATATTTAACAGCGACGAAAAGCAACACGAACTCATTCGTTTCACAACACGAATGCATATTGAACTCCAAAAATTCGTcaagaaattcaatgaaatctACTCATTTGCTGTCCTTATACATACCGTTTTTACCACAGGATTGATTTGCATTTGCTTCGTTCATATGCATGTG AATCTGTTTGCTAACTCCTACAATCTTCTCTGCAATCTAATCTTGGAAATGTATCTCTACTCATACTGTGGCCAATTAATCGTTACAAAAAACCAAGAGGCGGCCGATGCCCTATACAGTAGCAACTGGTACGAGTTGAATAGTTGTGAAGACAAAAAGGACATCCTCCTCATTTTAACAAACATCCAACATGAACTCGCCCTATCAGTCGGGGGGTTCACAACACTAGAGATGACCACTTTCACTGAT GTTATGAAGAGCGCCTATCGCATTTGTACGGTTATTAAAAATACGTTCTAG